A stretch of the Rhizomicrobium sp. genome encodes the following:
- a CDS encoding quinone-dependent dihydroorotate dehydrogenase — MILDFATQILRLLPAETAHRATMSLAKTFTPLLAAPAADDPRLAVEAFGLHFPNPVGLAAGFDKDARIPVAMLRLGFGFVECGTVTPRPQAGNPRPRLFRLTEDRAVINRMGFNNGGMESAAERLGARPKGGIVGINIGANKETADRIGDYRTAFARLGPWADYVAINVSSPNTPGLRGLQSRDELERLLGHLTGDRTRLSLRAPLLLKIAPDLDEAALDDIADVLREAHIDGLIVSNTTIARPPSLKSAQAKEQGGLSGAPLLAPSTRILREMRRRVSPRLTLVGVGGIANGADAYAKIRAGASLVQLYSALAYEGPGLVARIKRDLLACLARDGFARVADAVGKDA; from the coding sequence ATGATTTTGGACTTTGCCACACAAATCCTGCGGCTTCTTCCGGCAGAAACCGCGCATCGCGCGACGATGTCCCTGGCGAAGACCTTCACACCGCTGCTGGCCGCCCCGGCGGCCGACGACCCGCGCCTCGCCGTCGAGGCCTTTGGACTTCATTTCCCCAACCCGGTCGGTCTGGCAGCCGGTTTCGACAAGGATGCACGGATTCCCGTCGCGATGCTGCGGCTGGGCTTCGGCTTCGTCGAATGCGGCACCGTCACGCCGCGGCCGCAGGCTGGCAATCCGCGGCCGCGGCTTTTCCGTCTGACGGAGGATCGCGCGGTGATCAACCGGATGGGCTTCAACAATGGCGGCATGGAGAGCGCGGCGGAGCGTCTGGGCGCCCGGCCGAAAGGCGGCATCGTCGGCATCAATATCGGCGCCAACAAGGAGACCGCGGACCGGATCGGCGACTACCGCACCGCCTTCGCGCGGCTCGGGCCGTGGGCCGACTATGTCGCGATCAACGTCTCCTCGCCCAACACCCCGGGCCTGCGCGGACTGCAGAGCCGCGACGAGCTTGAGCGCCTGCTGGGCCATCTCACCGGCGACCGCACGCGACTGTCGCTGCGCGCGCCGCTGCTCCTCAAGATCGCGCCGGACCTCGACGAGGCTGCGCTCGACGACATCGCCGACGTCCTGCGCGAGGCGCATATCGACGGCCTGATCGTCTCCAACACCACGATCGCGCGTCCGCCGTCGCTGAAGAGCGCGCAGGCGAAAGAGCAGGGCGGGCTCTCCGGCGCACCGCTGCTCGCGCCGTCGACGCGCATCCTGCGCGAGATGCGCCGCCGCGTCTCGCCGCGTCTCACCCTGGTGGGGGTCGGCGGGATCGCGAACGGCGCCGACGCCTACGCCAAGATCCGGGCCGGCGCGAGCCTTGTGCAGCTCTATTCCGCGCTCGCCTATGAAGGCCCCGGCCTCGTCGCGCGCATCAAGCGCGACCTGCTCGCCTGCCTCGCCCGCGACGGCTTTGCGCGCGTGGCGGACGCGGTCGGCAAGGACGCGTAG
- a CDS encoding PaaI family thioesterase has translation MELLERAAQAGTAPDIGALVAAVPYCAFLGVTARLVDGRIVLEMPFAQKLVGNPVLPAIHGGVIGSLLETAAIVQAVRDTRSAAIPKPVDITIDYLRTGRSVTSFATASLARQGRRVVNVHAWMWQEDEAKPIAALRGHFLLKG, from the coding sequence ATGGAGTTACTGGAGCGCGCGGCGCAGGCCGGCACGGCCCCCGACATCGGCGCGCTGGTCGCCGCGGTGCCCTATTGCGCCTTTCTCGGCGTGACAGCACGGCTCGTGGACGGGCGCATCGTGCTCGAGATGCCGTTCGCGCAGAAGCTGGTCGGCAATCCGGTGCTGCCGGCGATCCATGGCGGGGTGATCGGCTCGCTGCTGGAGACCGCAGCGATCGTGCAGGCGGTCCGGGACACCAGGAGCGCCGCGATCCCCAAGCCGGTGGACATCACGATCGACTATCTGCGCACGGGACGATCGGTGACGAGTTTCGCAACCGCAAGCCTGGCGCGGCAGGGACGGCGGGTCGTCAATGTGCATGCCTGGATGTGGCAGGAGGACGAGGCCAAGCCGATCGCCGCGCTGCGCGGGCATTTCCTGCTGAAGGGGTGA
- a CDS encoding helix-turn-helix transcriptional regulator, which translates to MLTHTQIWHAIDALAARHGLSASGLAKLAGLDPTTFNKSKRGGANGKLRWPSTESVSKVLAATGATLDEFVALIGTSRRSFSRSVPLIGLAQAGSQGFFDDAGFPVGAGWDEIPFPEVADEHAYALEITGESMMPVYRDGDRVLVSPAAQVRRGDRVVVRTHGGEVMAKQLARQTAQRIELKSFNPAFEDRSFALSEIAFMHRIIWASQ; encoded by the coding sequence ATGCTGACCCATACACAAATCTGGCATGCCATCGACGCCCTGGCGGCGCGGCACGGGCTTTCCGCGTCCGGCCTCGCCAAGCTCGCCGGGCTCGACCCGACGACTTTTAACAAAAGCAAGCGCGGCGGCGCCAATGGAAAGCTGCGCTGGCCTTCGACCGAGAGCGTGTCGAAGGTGCTGGCGGCGACCGGCGCGACGCTCGACGAATTCGTCGCGCTGATCGGAACTTCGCGGCGCAGCTTCAGCCGCAGCGTGCCGCTGATCGGCCTGGCGCAGGCGGGTTCCCAAGGCTTCTTCGACGATGCGGGCTTTCCGGTCGGCGCAGGCTGGGACGAAATCCCGTTCCCCGAAGTCGCCGACGAGCACGCCTATGCGCTGGAGATCACCGGCGAGTCGATGATGCCGGTCTACCGCGACGGCGACCGCGTGCTGGTCTCGCCGGCGGCGCAGGTGCGGCGCGGCGACCGCGTCGTGGTGCGCACCCATGGCGGCGAGGTGATGGCCAAGCAGCTCGCGCGGCAGACCGCGCAGCGCATCGAGCTGAAGTCGTTCAATCCCGCCTTCGAGGACCGCAGCTTCGCGCTGTCGGAGATCGCCTTCATGCACCGGATCATCTGGGCGAGCCAGTGA
- a CDS encoding 2'-deoxycytidine 5'-triphosphate deaminase — translation MPAQDDTLFGDAEADSYGRYSTGILPSHVLKRLIRSRHELIASEDIEEAQIQPASIDLRLGSVAWRVRASFLPGPNAKVQDKLPSVFMHEIDLTQGAVLETGCVYIVPLLEAADFSARVSGTANPKSSTGRIDVFTRLITDYAPMFDRVEPGYRGPLFAEISPRTFPVLVRKGSKLNQLRIRRGTPQFTDTQLRRLHAESPLVSGTADIDNGLGFSIDLKGVGGQRIGWRAKRHTGVIDVDKRDALDPHAFWDSIEANAAGTLVLDPDEFYILVSREEIAIPPDHAAEMVPIDPLVGEFRVHYAGFFDPGFGFEPGRPPSARGVLEVRSREVPFILEHGQVIGRLMFERLTDPPPEMYGQGIGSNYQRQGLKLSKHFKLP, via the coding sequence ATGCCCGCCCAGGACGACACCCTTTTCGGCGACGCCGAAGCCGATTCCTATGGCCGCTATTCGACCGGCATCCTGCCCAGCCATGTGCTCAAGCGGCTGATCCGGTCGCGCCACGAACTCATCGCGAGCGAAGACATCGAAGAGGCGCAGATCCAGCCGGCCAGCATCGACCTGCGGCTGGGATCGGTCGCGTGGCGTGTGCGGGCGAGCTTCCTGCCGGGGCCGAACGCCAAGGTGCAGGACAAGCTGCCCTCCGTCTTCATGCACGAGATCGACCTGACCCAGGGCGCGGTGCTGGAGACGGGCTGCGTCTATATCGTGCCGCTGCTGGAAGCCGCCGATTTCTCCGCCCGGGTGTCGGGCACGGCCAACCCCAAGAGCTCGACCGGGCGGATCGACGTCTTCACCCGGCTGATCACCGACTATGCGCCGATGTTCGACCGGGTCGAGCCCGGCTATCGCGGGCCGCTGTTCGCCGAGATCAGCCCGCGGACCTTCCCGGTGCTGGTGCGCAAGGGCTCCAAGCTCAACCAGCTGCGCATCCGGCGCGGCACGCCGCAATTCACCGACACGCAGCTGCGGCGGCTGCACGCCGAAAGCCCCCTGGTGAGCGGCACGGCCGATATCGACAACGGGCTCGGCTTTTCCATCGACCTCAAAGGCGTCGGCGGGCAGCGCATCGGCTGGCGCGCCAAGCGGCACACCGGGGTGATCGACGTCGACAAGCGGGACGCGCTCGACCCGCACGCCTTCTGGGATTCGATCGAGGCGAACGCAGCCGGCACGCTGGTGCTCGATCCCGACGAGTTCTATATCCTGGTCAGCCGCGAGGAGATCGCGATCCCGCCGGACCATGCCGCGGAGATGGTTCCCATCGACCCCCTGGTCGGCGAGTTCCGCGTTCACTATGCCGGCTTCTTCGATCCCGGCTTCGGCTTCGAGCCCGGCCGGCCGCCCTCGGCGCGCGGCGTGCTGGAGGTGCGCTCGCGCGAAGTGCCCTTTATCCTGGAACACGGACAGGTCATCGGCCGACTGATGTTCGAGCGGCTGACCGATCCGCCGCCGGAGATGTACGGCCAAGGCATCGGCTCCAACTATCAGCGCCAGGGCCTGAAGCTGTCCAAGCACTTCAAACTGCCCTGA
- a CDS encoding HAMP domain-containing sensor histidine kinase — protein sequence MTGTEESGRSRNAVFAGRIDILFALGRHYLSLPFAALCIPATLFAGREPGWLPLMPLVLQIAVVIAAEQLTTAYKKRDRGDDPKFWAWRYAFVSAIAGATWGVGVLFWFVPNSFPAQAYLSLAFLGMTATEFIARSAYRPAYLMHAIFSLGPLVAVLLLAGGLYQILTAVLVTLFGGVLFTYCNGMARLLDESIFLRLENVGLVATLSREKKVAEAARDAAQASGRVKSSFLANISHELRTPLNALLGMAQLLDRAELERPHRDHVKVMLEAGKALQMLLDDVIALARDDNEEQTDVASDAAQAARAVARLLQPRAWEKRLRLTVTVSGSLPHVAIDGRRLRQALLKLVDNALKFTERGGVEIRAEADGQRVRFAVIDTGQGIPREVGPSLFKPFSPGDASYARRQQGMGLGLAVVKRIVDAAQGEIGFESAPGEGSTFWFTIPLTGATEFGRNEAPSGEAAVPPSKRSYLLFTHDPKNDAQIAHYLEPFGNQIHNAANLADAVAQSGRGSYDAIIVSARDADNWAAAPGVTAPVLALLGRGERAPVTASEVLRWPATAQDLFAVLATLQERAEGNAHPAAEPQPETLAPIDADAFAALEKSVGLKSLLGILQSYIENAELLCSGLNEACQGEKWDEAQRLAQDIAGAAGGLGLIAVTAAARGFTQKTRNGENRHELCNAAQMVVGEQQRARQALSNLYPDLVA from the coding sequence ATGACCGGAACCGAGGAGTCCGGGCGCAGCAGGAATGCGGTCTTCGCAGGCCGCATCGATATCCTGTTCGCGCTCGGCCGACATTATCTGTCGCTGCCATTCGCAGCGCTCTGCATTCCGGCGACGCTGTTCGCGGGGCGTGAACCCGGCTGGCTGCCACTGATGCCGCTGGTGCTGCAGATCGCGGTGGTGATCGCGGCCGAGCAGCTCACCACCGCCTATAAGAAGCGCGACCGCGGCGACGACCCGAAATTCTGGGCCTGGCGTTATGCCTTCGTGTCGGCGATCGCCGGCGCGACCTGGGGCGTGGGCGTGCTGTTCTGGTTCGTCCCGAACTCGTTCCCGGCGCAAGCCTATCTCTCGCTCGCCTTCCTCGGCATGACGGCGACGGAGTTCATCGCGCGCTCGGCCTATCGCCCCGCCTATCTGATGCATGCGATCTTCTCGCTGGGACCGCTGGTCGCGGTGCTGCTGCTGGCGGGCGGGCTCTATCAGATCCTGACCGCGGTGCTGGTGACGCTGTTCGGTGGCGTGCTGTTCACCTATTGCAACGGCATGGCGCGGCTGCTGGATGAGAGCATTTTCCTGCGGCTGGAGAATGTCGGCCTGGTGGCGACGCTGTCGCGCGAGAAGAAGGTGGCGGAGGCGGCGCGCGACGCGGCGCAGGCCAGCGGCCGCGTGAAGTCGTCCTTCCTGGCGAATATCAGCCACGAGCTGCGCACGCCGCTGAACGCGCTGCTCGGCATGGCGCAGCTGCTCGACCGCGCCGAGCTCGAGCGGCCGCATCGCGACCATGTGAAGGTGATGCTGGAGGCCGGCAAGGCCCTGCAGATGCTGCTGGACGACGTCATCGCGCTGGCGCGCGACGACAACGAGGAACAGACCGACGTGGCCAGCGACGCGGCCCAGGCGGCACGCGCCGTCGCGCGGCTGCTGCAGCCGCGGGCATGGGAGAAGCGGCTGCGCCTGACGGTGACCGTGTCGGGCAGCCTGCCGCATGTCGCGATCGACGGACGGCGGCTGCGTCAGGCGCTGCTCAAGCTGGTCGACAATGCGCTCAAATTCACCGAGCGCGGCGGCGTGGAGATCCGTGCCGAGGCCGACGGACAACGCGTGCGCTTCGCGGTGATCGACACCGGCCAGGGCATTCCGCGCGAGGTGGGCCCGTCGCTGTTCAAGCCGTTCTCGCCCGGCGACGCCTCCTATGCACGGCGCCAGCAGGGGATGGGGCTGGGGCTTGCCGTGGTCAAGCGGATCGTGGACGCGGCACAGGGCGAGATCGGGTTCGAGAGCGCGCCGGGCGAAGGCTCGACCTTCTGGTTCACCATCCCGCTCACCGGCGCGACCGAGTTCGGGCGGAACGAGGCGCCGTCCGGGGAGGCGGCTGTGCCGCCATCCAAGCGCAGCTATCTGCTGTTCACCCACGATCCGAAGAACGACGCGCAGATCGCGCATTACCTGGAGCCGTTCGGCAACCAGATCCACAACGCGGCAAATCTCGCCGATGCCGTCGCGCAGTCGGGCCGCGGCAGCTATGACGCCATCATCGTGAGCGCCCGCGACGCGGACAACTGGGCGGCGGCGCCGGGCGTCACCGCGCCGGTGCTGGCGCTGCTGGGACGCGGCGAGCGCGCCCCGGTCACCGCCAGCGAGGTGCTGCGCTGGCCGGCCACGGCACAGGACCTGTTCGCGGTGCTGGCGACGCTGCAGGAGCGCGCCGAGGGCAATGCCCATCCGGCAGCCGAGCCGCAGCCCGAGACGCTGGCACCGATCGACGCGGACGCCTTCGCGGCGCTGGAGAAATCGGTCGGGCTGAAATCGCTGCTGGGGATCCTGCAGTCCTACATCGAGAATGCGGAGCTCCTGTGCAGCGGCCTCAACGAGGCCTGCCAGGGCGAGAAGTGGGACGAGGCGCAGCGCCTGGCGCAGGACATCGCCGGCGCGGCCGGCGGGCTCGGCCTGATCGCGGTGACCGCGGCGGCGCGCGGCTTCACCCAGAAGACCCGCAATGGCGAGAACCGCCACGAGCTGTGCAACGCGGCACAGATGGTGGTCGGCGAGCAGCAGCGCGCGCGGCAGGCGCTGAGCAATCTGTATCCGGACCTGGTGGCTTAG
- a CDS encoding cytochrome P460 family protein, protein MAGAAVLLGAAGPSAPADDPDAPHYDANGNLVFPAGYREWVFLSAGLDMTYAGEKNLPKTSAHLFENVFAPPSGYRYFANTGTWPDKTVLFMERRAGETNVSINLKGFVQTGVQGYTAHVKDTAHDKNRYGWAFYLFGPDDKTGKLVTDPSLCAECHEKNGAVDTTFVQFYPTLIPIAKEHGTYKPPPGD, encoded by the coding sequence TTGGCCGGTGCGGCCGTGCTTTTGGGCGCCGCCGGCCCCTCGGCGCCGGCCGACGATCCCGACGCCCCGCATTACGATGCGAACGGCAATCTCGTCTTTCCGGCCGGCTATCGGGAATGGGTGTTCCTGAGCGCCGGGCTCGACATGACCTATGCGGGCGAGAAGAATCTGCCGAAGACGAGCGCGCATCTCTTCGAGAACGTCTTCGCGCCGCCGTCGGGCTATCGCTATTTCGCGAACACCGGGACCTGGCCGGACAAGACCGTGCTCTTCATGGAACGGCGCGCCGGCGAGACCAACGTCTCGATCAACCTCAAGGGTTTCGTGCAGACCGGCGTCCAGGGCTACACGGCGCATGTGAAGGACACCGCGCACGACAAGAACAGGTACGGGTGGGCTTTCTATCTTTTCGGCCCCGACGACAAGACGGGAAAGTTGGTCACCGACCCCTCGCTATGCGCGGAGTGCCACGAGAAAAACGGCGCCGTGGACACGACCTTCGTGCAGTTCTATCCCACGCTGATCCCGATCGCGAAGGAGCATGGGACGTATAAGCCGCCGCCCGGCGACTGA
- a CDS encoding ATP-dependent DNA helicase encodes MSSAPIPARSWRHLPALVPAPGGAVVCDGDGACRRVALDEARRLFRAGNVFVAHTAFVSGRLKTPPAAALFDLLELFAFVKPGSPCIPSALGLARALGLGLPHSPEEHAATLREAAVSLIDLLQHAPEAARAPMRALAGTLQRAGWRWAEPILDVLGRSDDKASPISGMETWRGLPEWEDSQVPDKPGSLPVSAEEARARLHQLVHRMGEMRPEQAEYSDAASYAFSARETAGAPRVALVEAGTGVGKTLGYLAPASLWAEKNGPGLWISTYTRNLQRQIVQEIGHLYPDPAERAEKAVVRKGRENYLCLLNFEEAAKRQALAPGQRTVAVGLISRWVGVTPDGDVSGFGFPAFLGSSMPLGEITDRRGECVYAACPHYRTCFIERAIRRARHAPIVVANHALVIAQASQDWLGVDETTDAPPERRVRYVFDEGHHLFDAADSGFAPLVSGAEMQDLRRWIRGPEGRARSRMRGLQERLRDLTQDDREAEDALGACINASGVLSAEGWMSRLHGGGARGPAEVFLAAAYQHVRARSADADSFYTLEADTQPLGDDLLAAARELSRGLKRLAAPLIRLAALLRKQMDAKSEELESFSRARIEAAARGLVWRGKYVVPNWIAMLDALEGTREEEFVDWFEIAREDGRDVDVGLERHWVDPTIPLARAVLGPAHGALITSATLRDSGEGVDDWQSAEVRTGAGHLPEPARRASFGSPFKYADQARIFIVKDVNRRDMDQVAAAFRELFLASGGGGLGLFTAVRTLRAVEQRIAAPLADAGVTLYAQHVDKLDTGALVDLFRAEENACLLGTDALRDGVDVPGRSLRLAVFDKVPWPKPTILHKARRARFGKGYDDLLTRFRLKQAFGRLIRGEGDKGCFVILEPATPSRLLSAFPPEAPVKRSGLAETIADIRVFLAQDAR; translated from the coding sequence ATGTCCTCCGCTCCGATTCCCGCGCGCTCCTGGCGCCATCTGCCTGCGCTGGTTCCGGCGCCGGGCGGCGCCGTGGTGTGCGACGGCGATGGGGCGTGCAGGCGCGTCGCGCTCGACGAGGCGCGGCGGCTGTTCCGCGCGGGAAATGTGTTCGTCGCCCATACCGCGTTCGTCTCGGGCCGGCTGAAGACGCCGCCGGCCGCGGCGCTGTTCGATCTGCTCGAACTGTTCGCGTTCGTGAAGCCGGGCAGTCCGTGCATTCCCAGCGCGCTCGGACTGGCAAGGGCCCTGGGGCTCGGGCTGCCCCATTCTCCCGAAGAGCACGCGGCGACGCTGCGCGAGGCGGCGGTCTCGCTGATCGACCTGCTGCAGCATGCGCCGGAAGCGGCGCGCGCGCCGATGCGGGCGCTGGCGGGCACGTTGCAGCGCGCCGGCTGGCGCTGGGCGGAGCCGATCCTCGACGTGCTGGGCCGCAGCGACGACAAGGCCTCGCCGATCTCGGGCATGGAGACCTGGCGCGGCTTGCCGGAATGGGAGGACAGCCAGGTGCCGGACAAACCAGGCTCGCTGCCGGTGTCGGCGGAGGAGGCGCGGGCGCGGCTGCATCAGCTCGTCCATCGCATGGGCGAAATGCGGCCCGAACAGGCCGAATACAGCGACGCCGCGTCCTATGCGTTCAGCGCGCGCGAGACGGCGGGCGCGCCGCGGGTCGCGCTGGTGGAGGCCGGCACCGGCGTCGGCAAGACGCTCGGCTATCTGGCGCCCGCCAGCCTGTGGGCGGAGAAGAACGGCCCGGGACTCTGGATCTCGACCTATACCCGCAACCTGCAGCGCCAGATCGTGCAGGAGATCGGCCATCTCTATCCCGATCCGGCGGAACGCGCCGAGAAGGCGGTGGTGCGCAAGGGGCGCGAGAACTACCTCTGCCTGCTGAATTTCGAGGAAGCGGCGAAACGCCAGGCGCTGGCCCCCGGGCAGCGCACCGTGGCGGTCGGATTGATCTCGCGCTGGGTCGGGGTGACGCCGGACGGCGACGTCTCGGGCTTCGGCTTTCCCGCCTTCCTCGGAAGCTCGATGCCGCTGGGCGAGATCACCGACCGGCGCGGCGAATGCGTCTATGCCGCCTGCCCGCATTACCGCACCTGCTTCATCGAGCGCGCGATAAGGCGGGCGCGGCATGCCCCCATCGTGGTGGCGAACCATGCGCTGGTGATCGCGCAGGCCTCGCAGGACTGGCTCGGCGTCGACGAGACGACGGACGCGCCGCCGGAGCGCCGCGTGCGCTATGTCTTCGACGAAGGCCACCACCTGTTCGACGCGGCGGACAGCGGCTTCGCGCCGCTGGTCTCCGGCGCCGAGATGCAGGACCTGCGGCGCTGGATCCGCGGCCCGGAAGGCCGGGCGCGTTCGCGGATGCGGGGCTTGCAGGAGCGCCTGCGCGATCTCACCCAGGACGACCGCGAGGCGGAAGACGCGCTGGGCGCCTGCATCAACGCGTCGGGCGTGCTGAGCGCCGAGGGCTGGATGTCGCGGCTGCATGGCGGCGGGGCGCGCGGGCCGGCGGAGGTCTTCCTCGCAGCCGCCTATCAGCATGTGCGCGCCCGCAGCGCGGATGCCGACAGCTTCTATACGCTGGAGGCCGATACGCAGCCGCTGGGCGATGACCTGCTGGCGGCGGCGCGGGAGCTGTCGCGCGGGCTCAAGCGTCTGGCGGCACCGCTGATCCGGCTGGCCGCGCTGCTGCGCAAGCAGATGGACGCCAAGAGCGAGGAGCTGGAAAGCTTCTCCCGGGCGCGGATCGAGGCGGCGGCGCGGGGCCTGGTGTGGCGCGGCAAATATGTCGTGCCGAACTGGATCGCGATGCTCGACGCGCTGGAGGGCACGCGCGAGGAGGAGTTCGTCGACTGGTTCGAGATCGCGCGCGAGGATGGGCGCGACGTCGATGTCGGGCTCGAGCGGCACTGGGTCGATCCCACGATCCCGCTGGCGCGCGCCGTGCTGGGGCCGGCGCATGGCGCGCTGATCACCTCCGCCACGCTGCGCGACAGCGGCGAAGGCGTCGACGACTGGCAGAGCGCGGAGGTCCGCACCGGCGCGGGCCATCTGCCCGAGCCGGCACGGCGCGCGAGCTTCGGCTCGCCGTTCAAATATGCCGACCAGGCGCGCATCTTCATCGTGAAGGATGTGAACCGGCGCGACATGGACCAGGTGGCGGCGGCGTTCCGCGAGCTGTTCCTGGCAAGCGGCGGCGGCGGGTTGGGCCTGTTCACCGCGGTGCGCACCTTGCGCGCGGTGGAGCAGCGGATCGCGGCACCGCTCGCCGATGCGGGCGTCACGCTCTATGCGCAGCATGTCGACAAGCTCGACACCGGCGCGCTGGTCGACCTGTTCCGGGCCGAGGAGAATGCCTGCCTGCTCGGCACCGATGCGTTGCGCGACGGCGTCGACGTGCCGGGGCGCTCGCTGCGCCTCGCGGTGTTCGACAAGGTGCCGTGGCCCAAGCCGACGATCCTGCACAAGGCGCGGCGGGCCCGCTTCGGCAAGGGCTATGACGATCTGCTGACGCGCTTCCGGCTGAAGCAGGCGTTCGGGCGGCTGATCCGCGGCGAAGGCGACAAGGGCTGCTTCGTGATCCTGGAGCCCGCGACGCCGTCGCGGCTGCTCAGCGCCTTCCCGCCCGAGGCGCCCGTCAAGCGCTCAGGCCTCGCCGAGACGATCGCGGACATTCGCGTGTTCCTCGCGCAGGACGCCCGATGA
- a CDS encoding lysine--tRNA ligase, translated as MPSGTSLLYQPELGRAARAWPFEEARKLVARIEKREKAGENVTEVLFETGYGPSGLPHIGTFGEVARTTWVRNALKTLSPIKSRLIAISDDMDGLRKVPDNLPHPEMLAANLGKPLTSIPDPFGTHESYGANMNARLRAFLDTFDFDYEFRSSTEMYKAGVFDAALLRVLAKYDRVMEVMLPTLGEERQQTYSPFLPVSPRSGKVLLAKVVAHDAAKGTITYIEEDGSEETVPVTGGHCKLQWKPDFGMRWAAFGIDYEMYGKDHLPSQPLYDQICTIAGGRPPEHFVYELFLDETGQKISKSKGNGLTIDEWLTYAPRESLSLYMFQKPRVAKRLYFDVIPKAVDDYIDLLEKYHSNETSEAERLENPVWHIHDGNPPNERYPVSFALLLTLVTASNAHNRDVLWGFIRAYAPHASPEANPGLARLADFAIRYYEDFVKPTKQYRAATDKERAAMEDLATRFEAMAGERDGAKVQDEVYAVGKAHQFEPLRDWFKALYEVLFGQSAGPRFGSFAALFGCAETAALIRRALDGEFVKAA; from the coding sequence ATGCCTTCCGGCACGTCCCTGCTTTACCAACCGGAACTCGGCCGCGCGGCGCGCGCCTGGCCGTTCGAGGAAGCGCGCAAGCTCGTCGCCCGCATTGAAAAGCGCGAAAAAGCTGGAGAAAACGTAACGGAGGTGCTGTTCGAAACCGGTTACGGTCCGTCCGGCCTGCCCCATATCGGGACATTCGGCGAGGTCGCGCGCACCACCTGGGTGCGCAATGCGCTCAAAACCCTGTCGCCGATTAAGTCGCGATTAATTGCGATTTCCGATGACATGGACGGCCTGCGCAAGGTCCCCGACAACCTGCCGCATCCGGAGATGCTCGCGGCGAATCTCGGCAAGCCGCTGACGTCGATCCCCGATCCGTTCGGCACGCATGAGAGCTATGGCGCGAACATGAACGCGCGGCTGCGCGCCTTCCTCGACACCTTCGATTTCGACTACGAATTCCGCAGCTCGACCGAGATGTACAAGGCGGGCGTGTTCGACGCCGCGCTGCTGCGCGTGCTGGCGAAGTACGACCGCGTCATGGAAGTGATGCTGCCGACGCTGGGCGAAGAACGCCAGCAGACCTATTCGCCGTTCCTTCCCGTCAGCCCGCGCTCCGGCAAGGTGCTGCTCGCCAAGGTCGTCGCGCACGACGCGGCGAAAGGCACGATCACCTATATCGAGGAGGACGGCAGCGAAGAGACCGTCCCGGTCACCGGCGGCCATTGCAAGCTGCAATGGAAGCCGGACTTCGGCATGCGCTGGGCCGCCTTCGGCATCGACTACGAGATGTACGGCAAGGATCACCTGCCGTCGCAACCGCTCTACGACCAGATCTGCACCATCGCCGGCGGCCGGCCGCCCGAGCATTTCGTCTACGAGCTCTTCCTCGACGAGACCGGCCAGAAGATCTCGAAGTCCAAGGGCAACGGCCTGACCATCGACGAATGGCTGACCTATGCGCCGCGCGAGAGCCTGTCGCTCTACATGTTCCAGAAGCCGCGCGTCGCCAAGCGACTCTATTTCGACGTGATCCCCAAGGCGGTCGACGATTACATCGACTTGCTCGAGAAATATCATTCGAACGAGACCAGCGAGGCCGAGCGTCTGGAGAACCCCGTCTGGCACATCCATGACGGCAATCCGCCGAACGAGCGTTATCCCGTCAGCTTCGCACTTTTGCTCACGCTGGTGACGGCGTCGAACGCGCACAATCGCGACGTGCTATGGGGCTTCATCCGTGCTTACGCGCCGCATGCCTCGCCGGAAGCGAACCCCGGCCTCGCCAGGCTCGCCGATTTCGCGATCCGCTACTACGAGGATTTCGTCAAGCCGACCAAGCAATACCGCGCTGCGACCGACAAGGAGCGTGCCGCGATGGAGGATCTCGCGACGCGCTTCGAGGCGATGGCCGGCGAGCGCGACGGCGCCAAGGTGCAGGACGAGGTCTACGCCGTCGGCAAGGCGCATCAGTTCGAGCCCCTGCGCGATTGGTTCAAGGCGCTCTACGAAGTGCTGTTCGGCCAGAGCGCCGGGCCGCGCTTCGGTTCCTTCGCGGCGCTGTTCGGCTGCGCCGAGACCGCCGCCCTGATCCGCCGCGCGCTCGATGGCGAGTTCGTGAAAGCGGCGTGA
- a CDS encoding DoxX family protein yields the protein MQEDFGKLVVRLGVGGLLLLHGVHKLLTGIAPIKALVVAAHLPDLLAYGVYLGEIAGPILVILGLFSRIGGLLIVANMIAAIALAGVASLGKLNPMGGYALELETFYLLGGLAVALLGAGRVSVNIGGRWN from the coding sequence ATGCAGGAAGATTTCGGAAAACTCGTCGTTCGTCTTGGCGTCGGCGGCTTGCTTCTGCTGCACGGCGTTCACAAGCTGCTCACCGGCATCGCGCCGATCAAGGCGCTGGTCGTTGCCGCGCATCTGCCAGACCTGCTCGCCTACGGCGTCTATCTCGGCGAGATCGCCGGTCCGATCCTCGTGATCCTCGGCCTGTTCTCGCGCATCGGCGGCCTGCTCATCGTGGCGAACATGATCGCGGCGATCGCGCTTGCGGGCGTGGCGAGCCTCGGCAAGCTGAATCCGATGGGCGGCTATGCGCTGGAGCTGGAGACCTTCTACCTGCTCGGCGGCCTCGCAGTCGCGCTGCTGGGCGCCGGCCGCGTGAGCGTGAACATCGGCGGCCGGTGGAATTGA